In Gimesia chilikensis, the DNA window TTTCCAGATCGAGCCCTGGCCGATGGAAAATTCCTGACGTCTCTGTTCCTCAGACAGTCGTTGAGCCGACTCCAGCAACCTCTGATTAACCCAGCGGCGATGTGCATGCAAACGTGAAATCAGTCCCACAGCCATTTAATACTCCCCCTGAAATTAGTATGAGGCAAAATCCACCTGAACCCCGTCCTTACGACACCTGTCTGTACTTGAGTGGAGCCGAAACACTGCCCACAGGTTCGGAAAACCTGTTTCGGGGCTGTTTTTTCCTAACACATATCCATCAAAGGGGATCTGCAAAAACTTCTACCAGCTTTTTAGGCGTTTTTTTCATTTAGATTGTTTCCCAGCACTTGAATTGCCGAAACTATTTTCTATCCTTATCCTATCTCGCAGGTAGAACTTACCGCAATTCGGGGGATTAGCTCAGTTGGGAGAGCGTTTGGCTGGCAGCCAAAAGGTCACCGGTTCGAGCCCGGTATCCTCCACTCAGAAGCTACTTCGAGTAGCCAACAACTAAAAACCTTGTCCAGAACGGGCAAGGTTTTTTTTATTTCCCCTCACAATACCTCATCAAGAATCCGGTATCGCCTCTCTCTCCGTAAGCATTACAATGCAGCTGCAGACCTTCTCAATCTCTCAAGAAGTCACAAGCTTCTCTTCTGCTGACACGACCTTTCACCTTTTTCAAAGCGTTTCTCCATGCCGACCAGGAACCCCGCTATCGACGACTATCTAGCTGAGTTACAACACTGGCAAACAGAAGCCACACAGCTCAGAAAAATCCTGCTCAAGTCACCGCTGACTGAGGAACTGAAATGGCGCAGCCCCTGTTACACATTTCAGAACAAAAACGTCGTCATTCTGGGTTGCTTCAAAGATTTCTGCTCACTCAGCTTCTTCAAGGGTGTTTTGCTGAAAGATCCTGATCAGGTTCTCGCCAGACCTGGCAAGAACTCGCGGGCTGCGCGGCTGATCCGGTTCACAACGCTGCAGGAAATCAATGATCTCGAACCGGTTGTGCAAAGCTACATCCTGGAAGCCATCGAGCTGGAGAAAGCAGGCCGTAAGGTAGATCTGCAACAGGAAGCGGAACCGGAGCTTCCTCACGAACTGCAGGATCAATTCAAAAACAACCCGGCCTTGAAAAAAGCATTCACAGCCCTCACACCCGGCAGACAACGAGCCTACCTCATCCACTTTTCCGCCCCCAAACAATCCCAGACCCGCGTCTCCCGGATTGAAAAACTGACTCCACAGATCCTCGAGGGTAAAGGACTGCATGACTGCACCTGTGGACTCTCGCGGAAACTCCCCCGCTGTGATGGATCACATAAAACCCTGCGCTGAAATTAATCTGTCTTATGACGGAGTCCCAGGCTGCATAAAAAAACAGCCAGCAGAAAATGACTTCTGCTGGCTGACATTCAGACGTTCCAATTGATCTTAATCAGTGGTGCACTCCTCTAAGTTAATTCTTGGGTGGAGCAACGACTTTCGGCTCTGGTTCCGGAGCCAGCATCGGTTCTCCAGGCTGACAGTGTGGACAATCGACGGCAGGCTCTTCAATCACTTCATCGGGCCTGCAGATTTCACAAGGCTGTTCGACAGTTTCCTGCTGCAGTGGAATATCCTGGGAATAGCTGCCTCCGTAAGTCTGATTTCCATAGTTGCAGGCTGCGCCATTATATCCCAGCATCGCTGCACCGCGAGGATAAGTGCCGTAAGCAGACCCGGCATAAAAAGCTTTGTACTTACCGAAATAGCTCCAGGACTGAAATCCGGAATAAGCATAAGTCTGGTTCAATGAAGACAGTGCATTTCCAATGTCATTAAATTCGGTAATGACTGCTGACTGCACATAGGTAAGACCGACGATCATCGCCAGTACTGCCACGGTCAGAATAATGACCAGTTCGGCTGACAGCACGAAACCGCCTTCATCATTCCAGAACTGTTTAATACAACGACTCATTTGAAGCTCCTTTTATTTTGATGTTCCGCGTTTCGATCGCAGTGAGTGATGAGTAATGGTTTGATATCTTCAGACAATCATCTCGCCTGGCTGTCACAGTTCTCACCGATCATTCACAGGCTTCAAGCGGGTCAGCCTTTCATGGCCACAACCCGTGCTCTTATTTCCTCAGGGACACTTCCCTGTAACTGGCATTGATTCATGTAAGCAAAACGCCGATTGGCTAAAGCGGGAGAGGAAAGTTTCTCAGGCTTTCCTTTTCTGGCGAACGAGGCGGAACTCATTACCTCACTCACCGTAAAAAATCAGGGCAAACTCACCAGAAGTTCTCTCCGCTTCAGTCAATCAGTCATCGGTGGTCTCTCAGGTCACCGATTTGTGCAACGGTCTCTCAGGTCGCCGCACACTCTCTTTATGCACTCGACTTCGCTGCCCCCTTCAGGACTGCCGAAGCCATTTCATTTGTAATTCTCATAACCGCTATATCCGGACCATTCTGTAAAGTCGGATCATTCGGATTGATTGATACAATTCGCAAGATGTGTGCCATTACTACGAACCCGATAAAAGACAAAACCGACATAAACAACATAAGCCATTTAACCAGAACAACTTATAAAATCAGTACAACCCCACCTTTTGGGATCACCGCGCACGATCGTCCCAGGCAAATTCCGATTTTGTTCAGATTGCTTTACAACGGTTTTAACACTTTTGATAAGAATTCCTGTCGTATCGATTATGCGGATCAGTCGGTTGAAGACGATTTGATCATGCGACAGCCCGGGACTAAGAGCTCTCCTTAACCGGAAGATGTCCGCAGCAACCTGCTGATTCCGGACGGCAGAGACAAGAAAGATGTCGGCGCAAAAAAAGAGCCCTCAGAAGTCATCTTCCAAGGGCTCTCTGGCTGGTTTAGACAGTTCTCCAGGCAACAGCTAAGGCTTTCTCCCCGCAGCCGCCACGATCGGCACAGCGTAGCACAGTGCCCCAGCCTCCTGATGTGCGGAGACGCCAAACCTGTTCTCTGTCACGTCATTTTCCAGTAGTCTGCGGAATTCCTCTGCTCCGCCTGGAACGGGAAACGAAGCCGCCAGCTGTTCTTCGACGTTCAACTCCACTTTGTATTCGCCGAATTGAATCTGCTGAAGTTTTTGATTCTCAAACAACGTGCAGATTTCGTCCCGACTCAATACATGCACGTGCGAGGGGTCACGCAGTTTTTCCAGTGCATCGTATGCTGCCACCTGTTCTGCTGGCAGACAGACATCCGCCACCAACACGATTCCCCCCGGCTGGCAAACACGACACATCTCGGCTAATACAGTCTCAGGTCGCTCAAAATGATGAAACGCATAACGACTGACGACCAGAGAAAAACGGTCATCTGGAAACGGAAGCGTCTCACCGCTCCCTTCTACCCACTCCAGATTCTTCACCCCCTGCTCTTCCTGCCTCCGTCGTGCCTGTCTCAGCATTTCCGGCGTCAGGTCCACACCGGTCACACGCTGTGCTTTTTCCGCAAAATAACAGGCGACAATTCCCGGCCCACAGGCGACATCCAGTACCTCATCTGTGCCTTTCAATTGAGACAGTTCAGCCAGTAGTTCCAGAGAAGTCGAGTGGCCCGGAAGTTTCGTAAACGGTACCGCCTGTCTGGTGAACTGATCAATCGTCAAACGCTGATGAGATGCTTCTGTCATTTAATTGGTCTCCAGGTTGTTGTTGAATCTGAAACAGCTGGCCGACAACCGCTCCTCATTTTCAATGCCGGCCTCTGAACTGTTCGACAACATCCCGGCAG includes these proteins:
- a CDS encoding Flp family type IVb pilin — protein: MSRCIKQFWNDEGGFVLSAELVIILTVAVLAMIVGLTYVQSAVITEFNDIGNALSSLNQTYAYSGFQSWSYFGKYKAFYAGSAYGTYPRGAAMLGYNGAACNYGNQTYGGSYSQDIPLQQETVEQPCEICRPDEVIEEPAVDCPHCQPGEPMLAPEPEPKVVAPPKN
- a CDS encoding class I SAM-dependent methyltransferase gives rise to the protein MTEASHQRLTIDQFTRQAVPFTKLPGHSTSLELLAELSQLKGTDEVLDVACGPGIVACYFAEKAQRVTGVDLTPEMLRQARRRQEEQGVKNLEWVEGSGETLPFPDDRFSLVVSRYAFHHFERPETVLAEMCRVCQPGGIVLVADVCLPAEQVAAYDALEKLRDPSHVHVLSRDEICTLFENQKLQQIQFGEYKVELNVEEQLAASFPVPGGAEEFRRLLENDVTENRFGVSAHQEAGALCYAVPIVAAAGRKP
- a CDS encoding DUF1801 domain-containing protein, with the protein product MPTRNPAIDDYLAELQHWQTEATQLRKILLKSPLTEELKWRSPCYTFQNKNVVILGCFKDFCSLSFFKGVLLKDPDQVLARPGKNSRAARLIRFTTLQEINDLEPVVQSYILEAIELEKAGRKVDLQQEAEPELPHELQDQFKNNPALKKAFTALTPGRQRAYLIHFSAPKQSQTRVSRIEKLTPQILEGKGLHDCTCGLSRKLPRCDGSHKTLR